ATAAAACACATATGTCAAATTATATAGAGATATATATTATCATAAACATGTTATTTTAGAAATAAATAATATTCATATATTAATTATTTTATTCACTATCCTTTTACTATCATGCCATTAATCATTTTTAGATTATATTGATTAACTTTTCAACAAAATATTTAAACGACTCAAATGACATGTATGATTAATTTATTTAATCAAAGCTTTATTTGACTATAAATTATTATTAAGCATGATAGGGAATATAAACTTATCTCGATAGTAGAAGTAAAACATGAATTGGAAATCTGGCATGAAGATGATCTTTAAAACATTTTCTGTCTTTCGGCCAGGTAGAATCTCAAATATACATAACCCTGCAATATTTAAAATTGCTCATAAAACATGGCTATATTGATATGTTAGTAAACATCAATATATAATATCAAAATTAATTCTGTGGCATTATCCCAATACTATTACTAACAATACATAAAACATGTGTAGTATTCAAAAGAATAATATTCGTTAATCTATGGACTAGAGACCAAACATATAAAAGGAATGAGCGGCAGAATATACAAATATGATTTTAAATCAAGCATAAAGAATAATGACTATAGAACCGCTAGAACAAATACACTGTAATGCATATGAAACCATAAACATGATAGAAGACGCATATTATTACTTGTACATGAAGTTCGACGAATGTATCAACTGGTGAAATATAAATTAGTGAGAAACAAGAACCACTCATATAAAATAATATCATTTATTGTATTGACAGCAATAGGTCAAACTCAGACTCATATTATATTGCTAAAAGAACAAAGTATATATGTGAATAATAATACCATGACTATGTCATGTGTTAACTGTATGAATGAATTAAGTAATGAAACAATAACCATATATACTGACGTGTAACATCAACACATATGACAATAAAGAGTATCAACTATAACAAGAAATGATTCGTAGGTTTTAATTGTAGTTATAGATTCTAACTTTTAGTTCACAGTATCAACAATAAAAATAGTGAGTTAAGCGGTGATGGTTATAACTTATAATCAAACCGATTGATTTTCATAATAAAACAGTAAATAACAAAGAAGGGCTCTTGATAACCAAACCTATTAACAATAAGCGATACAAATTACAGCCTGTAAAATTAAATTAAACTAGTCATCTTTAACAGATGGACAACCATTGACAGTCATAAAATTAATCTGAATGCTATAATCGAAGTATAATACAAAGCCGTTCTGTTATCAAAAGACTACTTATTTTCTCTGGTGATTTATTAAATTAATAAAACCAGATCAATAACGATACAATATATTTCAGAAAGTTGACTACGCGATTAGCTACTTTATGAGTATAAAAGAGCACCAGTCAAATCAAGTCGTTCAAAGCAATAGCATCTCGAGTAATTAAATTTTGAGCAAACAAACGAAAAAGAAACATGACCAACAAACGATTCTCTCATAATAACATAATAATCAGATCTAAATAATTGGTTAAAGCATGATCGATTAAGTATGATATTAAAGTATAGAGAGTAATCCTTATCTTGATGGTAGTGGTAGCAACATCAATCGAAGGCGTCAAAGATGGATACGAAGACCCCGTCTAAGAGCGAAACGAAGATGACGTCATAAGCTATGAGGAATTTTTTTTTCTTTTTTTCATGGCGAGGGTTTTAGATTTTTCGAAGTGTTGTGAATCGAAAGAAAGAGGAAATTGGTTAATCTTATTATTATTTCATAGACCACGATACATATATATAGAAAGACAAGACTAGTTTAAAACCTCTAGAAGATGAGCTTATGAACCTATATGGACATCTACGTAATAGTTCATAACAAATAACAATTGTCCCAAGTATTTATCTGCATCAGGAGTACTCTTGTAATTTTTGTAGTTTTTCGAGTGTCACCTGTTGTTGGGTTTAAATCGGCCGTTGTTTGGGTTCATGTCTCCCTGTTATAGGTTCTAGGATCTCATTCTTGTATGTTCTACAAGTTTTATTAATCAAAATTAGGGCTATTCAATATGGTAAAACCGAACCGTACCGAACCGAACCGAACCGAAATAGACAATATGGCTTGGTTTTGGTATATACCATATAAACTAACTATTACCATAATTTTATAGTAATAAAAAAACCTTAATTTGTAAAACACTTGAACTATAACTAAATAACAATACATCGCAATTCAGACCTCTTATTTTCTAAGTCTTTTTTGATCTTTTTTGATTAATTTTAGTCTTCACTAAATTAATATGAAGATTATAAATTTGATGGACAATAATTAATGAAAAATTTTCACAATTTTTTTCTTATCTGTAAACAAACAGAGTTTCATGTTCAATTGAAAAAACATGACTTTAATGAAACACTAAATATGGAAGAGTGAAAAAACTTTTCTTTCATGTTTCTGTTTTGTTTCATATTTTTATTTTCAAAATTTGAAGCTTTGATTTTAGTTATAGATTTGATTATTTTATTTGATGGTAGAAGCATTTTTACTTTTTTGTTCATTTATTTGAACATGTAATATATTTTTAATAAATGACCGTGTTGACAATATGACTCTAAAATTCATTTTATATGATCTCAAACTAAATAATTATGTTTTTTTGGTATAAAACCGAATAAACCAAAAACCGACGGTATATAAATCGAACCGAACCAAAGTAAATATGGATTTAGAATGATAGTTATATTTTACTAACCGAAATACCGAAAACCGAAAAAAACCAAACCTAAACCGAACCGATATCCGGATTGAACACCTTCAAAATCAGATGGGAAAAAAAATGATGGAAAGATCCATATGTTTTAGGTTTGGATTTGGATAATCCGATTGAACCATGGTTGGGTTTGTAATTATTCAAATTCATTAAGTCCTTATTAGATGTCTTTTACTCGTTTTCTGATTTAAAAATATTCAAAAAGAAAATCTTTTTAGAACTGGGGCATATTAGAATTTTTTTGATAAGGTTCTAGGGCTTTTTAGAATAAAGTCCCATCTAAAGAGAGACAAAAGGTTGAAACTTTACACACTGAACTCAGGAGGCATTGATAATAATATTACAGTGGTAGGGCGTTTTAACAATTCAACCGTATCCGTAAGTTACATCTCGTTTCGGTAACACCGAGTGAAAGGGTATCTCGACTCTTTCCTTCACAAGACACCTTGCTTCACCGTCTTCAATCACTAGAACTTTCCCTGGAGGACATTGGTTCGATGTTCTCTTCCCTCCGACTACTCTCTGCGGGAGAAACTTCAGCGACGCGCCTCTTTTCCTGATCTCTGGACCATATCCAGAAGCATACAAGATTGAAATCACACCGAAGATTGGAAGCATGATCTTGGCAACAGAGCCTAAGAAGCGAACAACTCCATGGGGACTTTCAACCTCTGTTTCCTTTCTCACGTGTCCTGACCCAAACCCGTTTGCATCGGATATCTTCTGCTTAGACGGTAAATGAGGTAGGTAGCCATTATTGTTGTTATCTAAACCGAGGGAGAGAGGAGGATGAACAGGGTAAGGAGGAAGGAGAAGATCGTTCTGATAGTCAACTCTTTCGCCAGCAAAAGTCGAAGCCTCGCGCAGTACTTGGAGCTCTTTCCCTTTGTAGTCCTTGAGCTTCTCAAGCAACACCTTCCTGCTGTAATCAATCTCAGAGAGAGCCACTTGCTTCTCGTATTGTTGCCTTTGCCGTAGATTCTGGTTTTTATCACAAGAAAACCAATCAATACCATGATAGATAATAGATCTTATTAACTGAGAATTAAGACAGTTGAAACCAATTCAGACCAAATCAATGTTTCAACTAAAAGCCACAAACTTTGGTCTGGTTTTGGCTAATTGAGACAAAAAGACATAGAAGCAGGTGAAATCTAGGGTTTTAGAACCTGTAAAGAAGCAAGCTGAGACTCTAGGGATTCTAGAGCATCGCGGATACGCAGAAGCTGTTCATCAGCTTCTTCTTCCTCCTCCTCTACATCTCCAGAGCTGATTGAGTCAAAATCCTTATCTTGATTCGCAATAGTCTCATCCTTCTTTCCTTCTCCGGGAAAAGAAAGCTCGTTTCCGCCGCCGCCGTGGCCGTCGTCGCTGACGGCGGTGCTGGAGCTTTCGATACAATCGGTGATCTTGAGCCTGAGCTCGGTAGCTCTGGCTAAAATCAACCCGATGCCTTCTTCGTCTTCCATTTTCAGGCGAGTGAAGGAGAAGATTAGGGTTAGGGGTTTTGTAAGGTAGTGAGGGGAAGAGACAAGTTTGATTTGGATTCGTCGAGAGTGTTGTTAAACAGAACGCGTGACTGTGGTTGGCTAATACTCGGATTTCAGATTTCTTTCTGCTGTTTCTTTCCTGGTTTTGATCAACGGCCACAAAAATTCAACCCTTTTTTTTCTTTTCTTTTTGTTATTTCAGTATTTAGGAGAAAAAAAGAATAACAAAGGGAAACTGATAGAAGCCACTTTTGGTTTTAACAAAAAGATGACAAAACATAACATTCTTTACGTACATTAAAAAAAAAAACAGATTTGAAAACTTACGAGATAATTGAGGAAATTCAAAAATTTCCCTCATATTCCTTCGATAGTTTAAGGAAGATTTACGATGATTTTTTTTTGGCATCGTAATCTCTTCACAATTCCGCCTCAATTTTGCGAGGACAATATTCTTTTGCGATTTTTTTCTCGCAAATTGTATGCTTTCTCTTTGAGAATTTTTTTAGTATATTTTTTTTTTTAATTTATTTTCACAAAAATAGCTTTCAATGAAAAAAATGACCAAAATCTTTTTTATTAAAAGATAAAATGCATTTATATCATAGGTTAACTAATTTAGATTTAGGGTTTAGAGTTAAATGGTGGTGTTTTGAAGATAGGGTTTCAAATTTTTTTTAAAAAAATATATAATTTAAAATTTTAAAAATAAAAAGAGGTTGTTTTAATCATCTTCTTCCTTAAGTGTTATTTTTGTGACAAAAACTTAAAAAAAAATTATTTGAGAGAATTGCCCTTTCTCCTTTTTTTTTTAAATGTATGCTTTCTTATTATACTGCGAGGGAAGAATACTGAAAGTTTAAGCTTTTGAAATTTTATATTATCTTAGTGGTCCAACATGTTTATACTAAAAGATAAAGATGATTTAGAAAAACAGTACAAAATCTAAATTTTGTTTTCATCGTATAATGACATTTTCCAAATCCAAATATTACAAGTACTAAATTGTTTACCATTTGATAAAATTGAATTGAAGAAAATTACTAAATAAAACTGATAAACTAAAGATGCATTTATAAAGAAAATAACATACTCTAGTTTGCATTTAAAGGATGAGCCTGAGGCAATATATAAAGATTATGAATTCTTATCTCGTTTGATAACCAAGATGAAAAGATTCACGGTGTGCCAACGGAAAACTACATCAGTTAGATATTTTCTTGAATTTTTAGGATTTGGGGTTTTGAACTTTGTTTAACTGTTAATTACATTTTCCAAATCCAAATATTACAAGTACTAAATTGTTTACCATTTGATAAAATTGAATTGAAACCCAAATTAAAATTACTAAAGAACACTGATAAACTAAAGATGCATTGATAAAGAAAATAACATACTCTAGTTTGCATTTAAAGGATGAGCCTGAGGCAATATATAAAGATTATGAATACTTATCTCGTTTGATAACCAAAATGAAAAGATCCACGGTGTGCTGACGGAAAACTGCATCAGTTAGAGATTTCTTGAATTGTTAGGATTTGGGGTTTTGAACTTTGTTTAATCGTTAATTACATTTTCCAAATCCAAATATTACAAGTACTAAATTGTTTACCATTTAACAAAATTGAATTGAGACCTAAATTAAAATTACTAAAGAAAACTGATAAACTAAAGATGCATTGATAAAGAAAATAACATACTCTAGTTTGCATTTAAAGGATGAGCCTGAGGCAATATATAAAGATTATGAATACTTATCTCGTTTGATAACCAAATTGAAAAGATCCACGGTGTGCCGACGGAAAACTGCATCAGTTAGAGATTTTCTTGAATTGTTAGGATTTGGGGTTTTGAACTTTGTTTAACCTTTAAGATTTTGTGCAAATAAAAGAGCCAATAATTAATGTTATTTTATTTTAAAAGTAAACAATTAACATACAATATCTAAAAAAATAAGTAAAACTTAAAATAAGTACAAATATATCCAACTTTTTTTGGAAATATATTATGCTATGATCATTTATATCTTTTTTATAATATTATTAAGACTGTTTTAATTTTTGTTGCTTACTTTTTAGTTTGGTTAGACAAAGTTGGTTAAGTGGCAAACTAAATAAACTATCTAGGGTTCTGCTTATTGGTCACTATGGGGCTTTGTTATAAGTTAAAACAAATTGGCGATATATACACACACTAGTGGTACTCCGGCGCTGGGTTCGTATATTTTATTCTTACATGAATTTACAATTCATTTTATGGTCTTAGTAAATAGAATATGTTCAAAAGTATGAAAATGAAAATATGTTGAAAGAAAATGATATTTTTTTCCGATCCATTTGATAGTTTTTAGCGACTATCGGGTATTACTTTGTTTTAAAGTTGCTTATTTCATATTAGAATAACATAAGTGGTTGTGACTAATCGATTCAATAAAAATAGAATAAAAAGCCGATAGTTATAATAAAGTTAATTTAGTTAAAACTTAAACATAAAGTAAAGTTAATGTTTTATTTAGAGAACATTCTTATACTGTTAAGTGCCATGTGGACAGGTATATAGAAGGAATGCCATTTGAAATTTTATTTTATTTAAGTACCAAATAGTACTTGCGGGCGAGTGAGCAAATGATCAAATAATATTTATATTATTTAAAGTTTAACAAAATTTTAAAATTTTAATTTATTTTTATTTAAAATAGTATTAAATTTTACTATTTGTTGGTTTTTCAAAAAATTACTATCTATTTGATTATTCCATTTAGAGATTATATACTTGTTCGTCCATTAATTTTTTTCATCAAAATGAATTTGTTTTAATTTCTTAATTTTTTTTTCTAATTTGACAATGATAATAAAAAAAAAATATTAAAAAAAAAACAATTGTGATTGATTGTGTTGGCTTATATTATTTTCTTTTTATATGTTTGTTTTACCTTTTATTCTATACATTTTTATTTAAACTGTTGAGTTATATGATGTAGCTGATTCATTGTAAACAAAAATATTTCTTGACATTGATAACCGAGTAGTAATAGATTAGCTGGAAAAACTTAACTTATTAAAAGCAGTGAAAGTGAGCGCGTCTTCATAGTCAATCAGTCATCGGACTTGTTGAACTCACTATTTCTCTTCTTCTTTGTGGAGCGCCCTTCCTCCAGAACTGCTGCATCCTCTCATGTATTCTTGTCAGCTACATGTGACATTGGGTTCACTTGGAGCAGCCGTTTGCCCATCACCATTCCCATCAGCAGTGTTTCCTCTAATGTCCGAGTCCCTCATGTTCTCACATGGATGACTTCTTTTCACAGCTCCAACACCAGGCATGTAATCACCGGGTTGTCACTGCCACCCTAGCGCATTAACAATGTTAAACCATGATCAAAACATCTGTAGTTTCCCGACATAGCATAAAGAAGTTAATGTACTGACTTGATTCTCAAAATTTGGTTGGGCTGGGCACTAGTGAGAATTGTAAATGAACTCTGATGTTTGGATGAGAAGTTAATCGAGAAAGCTTCAACTGGAGCCCTGCGTTCTGGTGAGGGATAATATTTCAGTTACTTGAATATGCAGTTTACATAAAATACGGACAGAGAAATGTGTGTAAGTTGGTAAGTGTTAGCATTTGTTGGGAGACCTCTGCAGCCCTGGTATTTGTCAACTAACTTATTACAGTATCAAAAGCTGCAAACTCAGCTGAGTCAGATGCATCGGAGAC
The DNA window shown above is from Brassica oleracea var. oleracea cultivar TO1000 chromosome C3, BOL, whole genome shotgun sequence and carries:
- the LOC106328399 gene encoding plastid division protein PDV2-like encodes the protein MEDEEGIGLILARATELRLKITDCIESSSTAVSDDGHGGGGNELSFPGEGKKDETIANQDKDFDSISSGDVEEEEEEADEQLLRIRDALESLESQLASLQNLRQRQQYEKQVALSEIDYSRKVLLEKLKDYKGKELQVLREASTFAGERVDYQNDLLLPPYPVHPPLSLGLDNNNNGYLPHLPSKQKISDANGFGSGHVRKETEVESPHGVVRFLGSVAKIMLPIFGVISILYASGYGPEIRKRGASLKFLPQRVVGGKRTSNQCPPGKVLVIEDGEARCLVKERVEIPFHSVLPKRDVTYGYG